A window of the Podospora bellae-mahoneyi strain CBS 112042 chromosome 6, whole genome shotgun sequence genome harbors these coding sequences:
- a CDS encoding hypothetical protein (EggNog:ENOG503P75D; antiSMASH:Cluster_3; COG:S), translating into MASPNMSMRHWNVFDPVPEDLVGKYDYVHTRLLVLVVGESKDPGPIIRNLFKLLKPGGWLQWDELDTVNMSIQKVDPALETPALEELRKWSWADGRLDWTVKLPEFMEKEGFTEVKGDLFGDPPALARAFTEQHLLTAEEFTEGLIKLGKREVGEKYFGLVHKAHQEAIEGAALCVPRIVCVGRKPL; encoded by the coding sequence ATGGCTTCCCCCAACATGTCCATGCGCCACTGGAACGTTTTCGACCCCGTGCCCGAGGATTTAGTCGGCAAATACGACTATGTCCATACTCGCCTGCTCGTCTTGGTAGTCGGAGAGTCCAAAGACCCGGGTCCAATCATAAGGAACCTCTTCAAGTTGCTCAAACCAGGCGGCTGGTTACAATGGGACGAGTTGGACACGGTGAATATGTCTATCCAAAAGGTCGACCCGGCACTCGAGACGCCAGCGTTGGAAGAGCTGAGGAAGTGGTCTTGGGCGGATGGGAGGCTGGACTGGACGGTGAAGCTGCCTGAATTtatggagaaggaggggttcACAGAGGTGAAGGGGGATCTATTTGGGGATCCGCCCGCGTTGGCGAGGGCGTTCACCGAGCAGCATTTGCtgacggcggaggagttCACGGAGGGGTTGATCaagctggggaagagggaagtGGGGGAGAAGTATTTTGGGTTGGTGCACAAGGCGCACCAAGAGGCTATTGAGGGGGCAGCGCTGTGTGTGCCGAGGATTGTTTGTGTGGGGAGAAAGCCGCTATAG